From the genome of Vulpes lagopus strain Blue_001 chromosome 2, ASM1834538v1, whole genome shotgun sequence, one region includes:
- the GIPR gene encoding gastric inhibitory polypeptide receptor isoform X3, whose protein sequence is MPICPPWRLLLLLSSWRPLLGRAETDSVGQTAGELYQRWERYRRECQETLEAVDPPADLACNASFDMYVCWDYAAPNVTARASCPWYLPWHRHVAAGFVLRQCGSDGQWGPWRDHSQCENPEKNGAFQDQRLILERLQVMYTVGYSLSLATLLLALLILSFFRCWERNDVKAIWWIIRTPILMTILINFLIFIRILGILVSKLRTRQMRCPDYRLRLARSTLTLVPLLGVHEVVFAPVTEEQARGALRFTKLGFEIFLSSFQGFLVSVLYCFINKEVGTASARRPRPLAAAQGMAGNAGNVLSAVALQVQSEIRRCWHRCRLRHSLGEEQRQPPERASRPLPLDSGPCRVAADGARSLGTLPGSGDEASRVLESYC, encoded by the exons ATGCCGATCTGTCCGCCTTGGCGGCTGCTACTGCTGCTCTCGTCGTGGAGGCCGCTGCTCGGGAGGGCGGAG ACAGACTCTGTCGGTCAGACGGCGGGGGAGCTGTACCAGCGCTGGGAACGGTACCGCAGAGAGTGCCAGGAGACACTGGAAGCCGTGGACCCCCCAGCAG ACCTCGCCTGTAACGCGTCCTTCGATATGTACGTCTGCTGGGACTACGCTGCACCCAACGTCACCGCCCGTGCGTCCTGCCCCTGGTACCTGCCGTGGCACCGTCACG TGGCTGCAGGCTTTGTCCTCCGCCAGTGTGGCAGTGATGGCCAATGGGGACCTTGGAGAGACCATTCTCAGTGTGAGAACCCAGAGAAGAATGGGGCTTTTCAG GATCAACGGCTGATTTTGGAGCGGCTGCAGGTCATGTACACCGTGGGCTACTCCCTGTCCCTGGCCACATTGCTGCTAGCCCTGCTCATCTTGAGTTTCTTCAG gtgctGGGAGCGGAACGATGTCAAGGCCATTTGGTGGATCATACGCACCCCTATCCTCATGACCATCTTG attaattttctcatctttattcgCATTCTTGGCATCCTCGTGTCCAAGCTGAGGACGCGACAGATGCGCTGCCCGGACTACCGGCTGAG GCTGGCTCGCTCCACACTGACGCTGGTGCCCCTGCTGGGCGTCCACGAGGTGGTGTTTGCTCCGGTGACAGAGGAACAGGCCCGGGGTGCCCTCCGCTTCACCAAGCTCGGCTTTGAGATCTTCCTCAGCTCATTCCAG GGCTTCCTGGTCAGCGTCCTGTACTGCTTCATCAACAAGGAGGTAGGGACGGCCTCGGCTCGCCGCCCGCGCCCTCTGGCGGCCGCACAGGGAATGGCCGGGAACGCAGGGAATGTTCTGAGCGCCGTCGCATTGCAGGTACAGTCGGAGATCCGCCGCTGCTGGCACCGCTGCCGCCTGCGCCACAGCCTTGGGGAGGAACAGCGCCAGCCACCGGAGCGCGCCTCCAGGCCCCTGCCCTTGGACTCAGGCCCCTGCCGGGTTGCCGCTGACGGTGCCCGGTCCTTGGGGACCCTGCCGGGGTCTGGGGATGAGGCCAGCCGGGTCTTGGAAAGCTACTGCTAG
- the QPCTL gene encoding glutaminyl-peptide cyclotransferase-like protein isoform X2 — MGWDLAGPKLSAVRDRFRGEAAMPSGGRGRSRLRLGERGLLEPPSPPKRRLLPRAHFLPLLLLALALASATYTIWSGWHRQTEELPRGRELRGRLIGSLSEARLRRVVGQLDPHRLWNTYLRPLLVVRTPGSPGNLQVRKFLEATLRTLTAGWHVELDPFTALTPLGPLDFGNVVATLDPGAARHLTLACHYDSKLFASESVPFVGATDSAVPCALLLELAQALDRELSRAKEQEAPVTLQLLFLDGEEALKEWGPTDSLYGSRHLAQLMESAPHSPGPTRIQAIELFMLLDLLGAPNPNFYSHFPHTARWFHRLRSIEKRLHRMNLLQSHPQEVMYFQPGEPPGSVEDDHIPFLHRGVPVLHLISMPFPSVWHTPDDSEANLHPPTVHNLSRILAVFLAEYLGL, encoded by the exons ATGGGGTGGGATTTGGCTGGGCCTAAACTATCCGCGGTCCGGGACCGGTTTCGGGGCGAAGCTGCCATGCCTTCCGGGGGCCGCGGGCGGTCCCGGCTACGGCTCGGGGAACGTGGCCTCTTGGAGCCGCCCTCCCCGCCCAAGCGCCGCCTGCTCCCGCGGGCGCACTTCTTGCCTCTGCTTctgctggccctggccctggcttcGGCGACCTACACCATCTGGAGCGGCTGGCACCGCCAGACTGAGGAGCTGCCGCGGGGCCGGGAGCTGCGG GGCCGCTTGATCGGAAGCCTCTCCGAAGCCCGGCTGCGGCGGGTGGTGGGGCAACTGGACCCACACCGTCTCTGGAACACTTATCTGCGCCCCCTGCTGGTTGTGCGGACCCCGGGCAGCCCCGGCAATCTCCAAGTCAGAAAG TTCCTGGAGGCTACACTACGGACCCTGACGGCAGGCTGGCATGTGGAACTGGACCCCTTCACAGCCTTGACACCCCTGGGGCCACTGGACTTTGGCAATGTGGTGGCCACGCTGGACCCAGGGGCTGCCCGTCACCTCACCCTTGCCTGCCATTATGATTCCAAGCTCTTCGCATCTGAGTCGGTTCCCTTTGTGGGGGCAACAGATTCGGCTGTACCTTGTGCCCTGCTGCTGGAGCTGGCTCAGGCCCTCGACAGGGAGTTGAGTAGGGCCAAGGAGCAG GAAGCCCCGGTGACTCTGCAGCTGCTCTTTTTGGATGGTGAAGAAGCACTGAAGGAGTGGGGACCCACCGACTCCCTCTATGGCTCCCGGCACCTGGCCCAGCTCATGGAGTCTGCACCCCACAGCCCGGGCCCCACCAGGATCCAGGCTATC GAGCTCTTCATGCTCCTTGATCTCCTGGGTGCCCCGAATCCAAACTTCTACAGTCACTTCCCTCATACAGCCCGCTGGTTCCATCGGCTGAGGAGCATCG AGAAGCGCCTTCACCGCATGAACCTGCTGCAGTCTCATCCCCAGGAAGTGATGTACTTCCAGCCCGGGGAGCCCCCTGGTTCTGTGGAAGATGACCACATCCCCTTCCTCCACCGAG GGGTCCCTGTGCTCCACCTCATCTCCATGCCCTTCCCCTCCGTCTGGCACACCCCCGATGACTCTGAGGCCAACCTGCACCCACCCACCGTACACAATCTGAGCCGCATCCTCGCCGTGTTCCTGGCCGAATATCTGGGGCTCTAG
- the QPCTL gene encoding glutaminyl-peptide cyclotransferase-like protein isoform X3: MGWDLAGPKLSAVRDRFRGEAAMPSGGRGRSRLRLGERGLLEPPSPPKRRLLPRAHFLPLLLLALALASATYTIWSGWHRQTEELPRGRELRGRLIGSLSEARLRRVVGQLDPHRLWNTYLRPLLVVRTPGSPGNLQVRKEAPVTLQLLFLDGEEALKEWGPTDSLYGSRHLAQLMESAPHSPGPTRIQAIELFMLLDLLGAPNPNFYSHFPHTARWFHRLRSIEKRLHRMNLLQSHPQEVMYFQPGEPPGSVEDDHIPFLHRGVPVLHLISMPFPSVWHTPDDSEANLHPPTVHNLSRILAVFLAEYLGL, encoded by the exons ATGGGGTGGGATTTGGCTGGGCCTAAACTATCCGCGGTCCGGGACCGGTTTCGGGGCGAAGCTGCCATGCCTTCCGGGGGCCGCGGGCGGTCCCGGCTACGGCTCGGGGAACGTGGCCTCTTGGAGCCGCCCTCCCCGCCCAAGCGCCGCCTGCTCCCGCGGGCGCACTTCTTGCCTCTGCTTctgctggccctggccctggcttcGGCGACCTACACCATCTGGAGCGGCTGGCACCGCCAGACTGAGGAGCTGCCGCGGGGCCGGGAGCTGCGG GGCCGCTTGATCGGAAGCCTCTCCGAAGCCCGGCTGCGGCGGGTGGTGGGGCAACTGGACCCACACCGTCTCTGGAACACTTATCTGCGCCCCCTGCTGGTTGTGCGGACCCCGGGCAGCCCCGGCAATCTCCAAGTCAGAAAG GAAGCCCCGGTGACTCTGCAGCTGCTCTTTTTGGATGGTGAAGAAGCACTGAAGGAGTGGGGACCCACCGACTCCCTCTATGGCTCCCGGCACCTGGCCCAGCTCATGGAGTCTGCACCCCACAGCCCGGGCCCCACCAGGATCCAGGCTATC GAGCTCTTCATGCTCCTTGATCTCCTGGGTGCCCCGAATCCAAACTTCTACAGTCACTTCCCTCATACAGCCCGCTGGTTCCATCGGCTGAGGAGCATCG AGAAGCGCCTTCACCGCATGAACCTGCTGCAGTCTCATCCCCAGGAAGTGATGTACTTCCAGCCCGGGGAGCCCCCTGGTTCTGTGGAAGATGACCACATCCCCTTCCTCCACCGAG GGGTCCCTGTGCTCCACCTCATCTCCATGCCCTTCCCCTCCGTCTGGCACACCCCCGATGACTCTGAGGCCAACCTGCACCCACCCACCGTACACAATCTGAGCCGCATCCTCGCCGTGTTCCTGGCCGAATATCTGGGGCTCTAG
- the SNRPD2 gene encoding small nuclear ribonucleoprotein Sm D2 isoform X2 produces the protein MTPEELQKREEEEFNTGPLSVLTQSVKNNTQVLINCRNNKKLLGRVKAFDRHCNMVLENVKEMWTEVPKSGKGKKKSKPVNKDRYISKMFLRGDSVIVVLRNPLIAGK, from the exons ATGACCCCAGAGGAGCTACAGAAGCGGGAGGAGGAAGAGTTTAACACGGGTCCGCTCTCTGTGCTCACACAGTCAGTCAAGAACAACACCCAGGTGCTTATCAACTGCCGCAACAACAAGAAGCTCCTGGGCCGTGTGAAGGCCTTCGACAG GCACTGCAACATGGTGCTGGAGAATGTGAAGGAGATGTGGACCGAGGTCCCCAAGAGCGGCAAGGGCAAGAAGAAGTCCAAGCCAGTCAACAAGGACCGCTACATCTCCAAGATGTTCCTGCGTGGGGACTCCGTCATTGTGGTCCTGCGGAACCCGCTCATCGCTGGCAAGTAG
- the GIPR gene encoding gastric inhibitory polypeptide receptor isoform X2 — MPICPPWRLLLLLSSWRPLLGRAETDSVGQTAGELYQRWERYRRECQETLEAVDPPADLACNASFDMYVCWDYAAPNVTARASCPWYLPWHRHVAAGFVLRQCGSDGQWGPWRDHSQCENPEKNGAFQDQRLILERLQVMYTVGYSLSLATLLLALLILSFFRRLRCTRNYIHINLFTSFMLRAAAILTRDRLLPPPGPYPGDQGPVLWNPALAACRAAQIVTQYCVGANYTWLLVEGVYLHSLLVLVGGSEGGHFRCYLLLGWGAPALFVIPWVIVRYLYENTQCWERNDVKAIWWIIRTPILMTILINFLIFIRILGILVSKLRTRQMRCPDYRLRLARSTLTLVPLLGVHEVVFAPVTEEQARGALRFTKLGFEIFLSSFQGFLVSVLYCFINKEVQSEIRRCWHRCRLRHSLGEEQRQPPERASRPLPLDSGPCRVAADGARSLGTLPGSGDEASRVLESYC; from the exons ATGCCGATCTGTCCGCCTTGGCGGCTGCTACTGCTGCTCTCGTCGTGGAGGCCGCTGCTCGGGAGGGCGGAG ACAGACTCTGTCGGTCAGACGGCGGGGGAGCTGTACCAGCGCTGGGAACGGTACCGCAGAGAGTGCCAGGAGACACTGGAAGCCGTGGACCCCCCAGCAG ACCTCGCCTGTAACGCGTCCTTCGATATGTACGTCTGCTGGGACTACGCTGCACCCAACGTCACCGCCCGTGCGTCCTGCCCCTGGTACCTGCCGTGGCACCGTCACG TGGCTGCAGGCTTTGTCCTCCGCCAGTGTGGCAGTGATGGCCAATGGGGACCTTGGAGAGACCATTCTCAGTGTGAGAACCCAGAGAAGAATGGGGCTTTTCAG GATCAACGGCTGATTTTGGAGCGGCTGCAGGTCATGTACACCGTGGGCTACTCCCTGTCCCTGGCCACATTGCTGCTAGCCCTGCTCATCTTGAGTTTCTTCAG GCGGCTGCGCTGCACTCGCAACTACATCCACATCAACCTGTTCACGTCTTTCATGCTGCGTGCGGCGGCCATCCTCACACGAGACCGTTTGCTACCTCCACCTGGCCCCTACCCTGGGGACCAGGGCCCCGTCCTGTGGAACCCG gccctagCTGCCTGCCGTGCGGCCCAGATCGTGACCCAGTACTGCGTGGGTGCCAATTACACGTGGCTGCTGGTGGAGGGTGTCTATCTGCACAGTCTCTTGGTGCTCGTGGGAGGTTCCGAGGGGGGCCACTTCCGCTGCTACCTGCTCCTCGGCTGGG GGGCCCCCGCGCTTTTCGTCATTCCCTGGGTGATCGTCAGGTACCTGTACGAGAACACGCA gtgctGGGAGCGGAACGATGTCAAGGCCATTTGGTGGATCATACGCACCCCTATCCTCATGACCATCTTG attaattttctcatctttattcgCATTCTTGGCATCCTCGTGTCCAAGCTGAGGACGCGACAGATGCGCTGCCCGGACTACCGGCTGAG GCTGGCTCGCTCCACACTGACGCTGGTGCCCCTGCTGGGCGTCCACGAGGTGGTGTTTGCTCCGGTGACAGAGGAACAGGCCCGGGGTGCCCTCCGCTTCACCAAGCTCGGCTTTGAGATCTTCCTCAGCTCATTCCAG GGCTTCCTGGTCAGCGTCCTGTACTGCTTCATCAACAAGGAG GTACAGTCGGAGATCCGCCGCTGCTGGCACCGCTGCCGCCTGCGCCACAGCCTTGGGGAGGAACAGCGCCAGCCACCGGAGCGCGCCTCCAGGCCCCTGCCCTTGGACTCAGGCCCCTGCCGGGTTGCCGCTGACGGTGCCCGGTCCTTGGGGACCCTGCCGGGGTCTGGGGATGAGGCCAGCCGGGTCTTGGAAAGCTACTGCTAG
- the GIPR gene encoding gastric inhibitory polypeptide receptor isoform X1 produces MPICPPWRLLLLLSSWRPLLGRAETDSVGQTAGELYQRWERYRRECQETLEAVDPPADLACNASFDMYVCWDYAAPNVTARASCPWYLPWHRHVAAGFVLRQCGSDGQWGPWRDHSQCENPEKNGAFQDQRLILERLQVMYTVGYSLSLATLLLALLILSFFRRLRCTRNYIHINLFTSFMLRAAAILTRDRLLPPPGPYPGDQGPVLWNPALAACRAAQIVTQYCVGANYTWLLVEGVYLHSLLVLVGGSEGGHFRCYLLLGWGAPALFVIPWVIVRYLYENTQCWERNDVKAIWWIIRTPILMTILINFLIFIRILGILVSKLRTRQMRCPDYRLRLARSTLTLVPLLGVHEVVFAPVTEEQARGALRFTKLGFEIFLSSFQGFLVSVLYCFINKEVGTASARRPRPLAAAQGMAGNAGNVLSAVALQVQSEIRRCWHRCRLRHSLGEEQRQPPERASRPLPLDSGPCRVAADGARSLGTLPGSGDEASRVLESYC; encoded by the exons ATGCCGATCTGTCCGCCTTGGCGGCTGCTACTGCTGCTCTCGTCGTGGAGGCCGCTGCTCGGGAGGGCGGAG ACAGACTCTGTCGGTCAGACGGCGGGGGAGCTGTACCAGCGCTGGGAACGGTACCGCAGAGAGTGCCAGGAGACACTGGAAGCCGTGGACCCCCCAGCAG ACCTCGCCTGTAACGCGTCCTTCGATATGTACGTCTGCTGGGACTACGCTGCACCCAACGTCACCGCCCGTGCGTCCTGCCCCTGGTACCTGCCGTGGCACCGTCACG TGGCTGCAGGCTTTGTCCTCCGCCAGTGTGGCAGTGATGGCCAATGGGGACCTTGGAGAGACCATTCTCAGTGTGAGAACCCAGAGAAGAATGGGGCTTTTCAG GATCAACGGCTGATTTTGGAGCGGCTGCAGGTCATGTACACCGTGGGCTACTCCCTGTCCCTGGCCACATTGCTGCTAGCCCTGCTCATCTTGAGTTTCTTCAG GCGGCTGCGCTGCACTCGCAACTACATCCACATCAACCTGTTCACGTCTTTCATGCTGCGTGCGGCGGCCATCCTCACACGAGACCGTTTGCTACCTCCACCTGGCCCCTACCCTGGGGACCAGGGCCCCGTCCTGTGGAACCCG gccctagCTGCCTGCCGTGCGGCCCAGATCGTGACCCAGTACTGCGTGGGTGCCAATTACACGTGGCTGCTGGTGGAGGGTGTCTATCTGCACAGTCTCTTGGTGCTCGTGGGAGGTTCCGAGGGGGGCCACTTCCGCTGCTACCTGCTCCTCGGCTGGG GGGCCCCCGCGCTTTTCGTCATTCCCTGGGTGATCGTCAGGTACCTGTACGAGAACACGCA gtgctGGGAGCGGAACGATGTCAAGGCCATTTGGTGGATCATACGCACCCCTATCCTCATGACCATCTTG attaattttctcatctttattcgCATTCTTGGCATCCTCGTGTCCAAGCTGAGGACGCGACAGATGCGCTGCCCGGACTACCGGCTGAG GCTGGCTCGCTCCACACTGACGCTGGTGCCCCTGCTGGGCGTCCACGAGGTGGTGTTTGCTCCGGTGACAGAGGAACAGGCCCGGGGTGCCCTCCGCTTCACCAAGCTCGGCTTTGAGATCTTCCTCAGCTCATTCCAG GGCTTCCTGGTCAGCGTCCTGTACTGCTTCATCAACAAGGAGGTAGGGACGGCCTCGGCTCGCCGCCCGCGCCCTCTGGCGGCCGCACAGGGAATGGCCGGGAACGCAGGGAATGTTCTGAGCGCCGTCGCATTGCAGGTACAGTCGGAGATCCGCCGCTGCTGGCACCGCTGCCGCCTGCGCCACAGCCTTGGGGAGGAACAGCGCCAGCCACCGGAGCGCGCCTCCAGGCCCCTGCCCTTGGACTCAGGCCCCTGCCGGGTTGCCGCTGACGGTGCCCGGTCCTTGGGGACCCTGCCGGGGTCTGGGGATGAGGCCAGCCGGGTCTTGGAAAGCTACTGCTAG
- the QPCTL gene encoding glutaminyl-peptide cyclotransferase-like protein isoform X1 produces the protein MGWDLAGPKLSAVRDRFRGEAAMPSGGRGRSRLRLGERGLLEPPSPPKRRLLPRAHFLPLLLLALALASATYTIWSGWHRQTEELPRGRELRGRLIGSLSEARLRRVVGQLDPHRLWNTYLRPLLVVRTPGSPGNLQVRKFLEATLRTLTAGWHVELDPFTALTPLGPLDFGNVVATLDPGAARHLTLACHYDSKLFASESVPFVGATDSAVPCALLLELAQALDRELSRAKEQLPQEAPVTLQLLFLDGEEALKEWGPTDSLYGSRHLAQLMESAPHSPGPTRIQAIELFMLLDLLGAPNPNFYSHFPHTARWFHRLRSIEKRLHRMNLLQSHPQEVMYFQPGEPPGSVEDDHIPFLHRGVPVLHLISMPFPSVWHTPDDSEANLHPPTVHNLSRILAVFLAEYLGL, from the exons ATGGGGTGGGATTTGGCTGGGCCTAAACTATCCGCGGTCCGGGACCGGTTTCGGGGCGAAGCTGCCATGCCTTCCGGGGGCCGCGGGCGGTCCCGGCTACGGCTCGGGGAACGTGGCCTCTTGGAGCCGCCCTCCCCGCCCAAGCGCCGCCTGCTCCCGCGGGCGCACTTCTTGCCTCTGCTTctgctggccctggccctggcttcGGCGACCTACACCATCTGGAGCGGCTGGCACCGCCAGACTGAGGAGCTGCCGCGGGGCCGGGAGCTGCGG GGCCGCTTGATCGGAAGCCTCTCCGAAGCCCGGCTGCGGCGGGTGGTGGGGCAACTGGACCCACACCGTCTCTGGAACACTTATCTGCGCCCCCTGCTGGTTGTGCGGACCCCGGGCAGCCCCGGCAATCTCCAAGTCAGAAAG TTCCTGGAGGCTACACTACGGACCCTGACGGCAGGCTGGCATGTGGAACTGGACCCCTTCACAGCCTTGACACCCCTGGGGCCACTGGACTTTGGCAATGTGGTGGCCACGCTGGACCCAGGGGCTGCCCGTCACCTCACCCTTGCCTGCCATTATGATTCCAAGCTCTTCGCATCTGAGTCGGTTCCCTTTGTGGGGGCAACAGATTCGGCTGTACCTTGTGCCCTGCTGCTGGAGCTGGCTCAGGCCCTCGACAGGGAGTTGAGTAGGGCCAAGGAGCAG CTCCCACAGGAAGCCCCGGTGACTCTGCAGCTGCTCTTTTTGGATGGTGAAGAAGCACTGAAGGAGTGGGGACCCACCGACTCCCTCTATGGCTCCCGGCACCTGGCCCAGCTCATGGAGTCTGCACCCCACAGCCCGGGCCCCACCAGGATCCAGGCTATC GAGCTCTTCATGCTCCTTGATCTCCTGGGTGCCCCGAATCCAAACTTCTACAGTCACTTCCCTCATACAGCCCGCTGGTTCCATCGGCTGAGGAGCATCG AGAAGCGCCTTCACCGCATGAACCTGCTGCAGTCTCATCCCCAGGAAGTGATGTACTTCCAGCCCGGGGAGCCCCCTGGTTCTGTGGAAGATGACCACATCCCCTTCCTCCACCGAG GGGTCCCTGTGCTCCACCTCATCTCCATGCCCTTCCCCTCCGTCTGGCACACCCCCGATGACTCTGAGGCCAACCTGCACCCACCCACCGTACACAATCTGAGCCGCATCCTCGCCGTGTTCCTGGCCGAATATCTGGGGCTCTAG
- the SNRPD2 gene encoding small nuclear ribonucleoprotein Sm D2 isoform X1 encodes MSLLNKPKSEMTPEELQKREEEEFNTGPLSVLTQSVKNNTQVLINCRNNKKLLGRVKAFDRHCNMVLENVKEMWTEVPKSGKGKKKSKPVNKDRYISKMFLRGDSVIVVLRNPLIAGK; translated from the exons AT GAGCCTCCTCAACAAACCCAAGAGTGAGATGACCCCAGAGGAGCTACAGAAGCGGGAGGAGGAAGAGTTTAACACGGGTCCGCTCTCTGTGCTCACACAGTCAGTCAAGAACAACACCCAGGTGCTTATCAACTGCCGCAACAACAAGAAGCTCCTGGGCCGTGTGAAGGCCTTCGACAG GCACTGCAACATGGTGCTGGAGAATGTGAAGGAGATGTGGACCGAGGTCCCCAAGAGCGGCAAGGGCAAGAAGAAGTCCAAGCCAGTCAACAAGGACCGCTACATCTCCAAGATGTTCCTGCGTGGGGACTCCGTCATTGTGGTCCTGCGGAACCCGCTCATCGCTGGCAAGTAG
- the FBXO46 gene encoding F-box only protein 46: protein MDRSSLLPFQLWCPRPFGTYSQNQPRPPTAALKPSACSEPGSGAEPDHGPAHSENTPPALATEAPASQPAPLLSAAAAGDEGRVLLDTWYVIKPGNTKEKVAFFVAHQCGGGSRASSMKVKGHWGSDSSKAKRRRRCLEPTKAPPDPGGPEGPPAAEEAPTSTGEDVDLLSVAEMVALVEQRAALALQNYPRPGTPAPVVFVSAEQGGPAKGLGSERRSGGGDCSRVAEAVAHFEAQRDSPPSKGLRKEERPGPGPGEVRIAFRISNGREPRAPDGSLPNGSGGRPGCAYPGSPGPGARAKDKITCDLYQLISPSRDALPSNVEFLLARADEASEGETPVPARPEDTPPAPPPPPARDCGASGFHVDVVVTGVVDECIFFGKDGTKNVKEETVCLTVSPEEPPPPGQLFFLQSRGPDGPPEPPPADSPATAPGPDDAEGTADTSLCRLYRHVSHDFLEIRFKIQRLLEPRQYMLLLPEHVLVKIFSFLPTRALAALKCTCHHFKGIIEAFGVRATDSRWSRDPLYRDDPCKQCRKRYEKGDVSLCRWHPKPYHHDLPYGRSYWMCCRRADRETPGCRLGLHDNNWVLPCNGPGGGSSGGGGGSTGSSGGRAGREEGR from the coding sequence ATGGACCGCAGCAGCCTCCTGCCCTTCCAGCTGTGGTGCCCCCGACCCTTTGGCACCTACTCGCAGAACCAGCCACGCCCACCTACTGCAGCCCTCAAGCCGTCGGCCTGCTCAGAGCCAGGCAGCGGGGCTGAGCCAGACCACGGGCCTGCCCACTCAGAGAACACCCCGCCTGCCTTGGCCACAGaggcccctgcctcccagcctgctCCACTCCTCTCAGCAGCTGCTGCTGGCGATGAGGGCCGAGTCCTGCTGGACACGTGGTACGTCATCAAGCCCGGGAATACAAAGGAGAAGGTGGCCTTCTTTGTGGCCCACCAGTGTGGTGGGGGCAGCCGGGCCAGCTCCATGAAGGTTAAGGGGCACTGGGGCAGTGATAGCTCCAAGGCCAAGCGGAGGAGGCGCTGTCTTGAACCTACCAAGGCTCCACCGGACCCAGGGGGCCCAGAGGGGCCCCCCGCTGCTGAGGAGGCCCCAACCTCAACTGGTGAGGACGTCGACCTGCTCTCTGTGGCTGAGATGGTAGCCCTAGTGGAACAGCGGGCCGCCCTGGCCCTGCAGAACTACCCTCGCCCCGGCACCCCGGCGCCTGTGGTCTTTGTGTCAGCTGAGCAGGGTGGGCCTGCTAAGGGGCTGGGATCTGAACGGCGGTCTGGTGGTGGGGACTGCAGCCGTGTGGCCGAGGCAGTGGCCCACTTCGAGGCCCAGCGGGACAGCCCTCCATCCAAAGGCCTCCGCAAAGAGGAGCGTCCTGGGCCAGGTCCAGGGGAGGTGCGCATTGCCTTCCGCATTTCCAATGGCCGAGAGCCCCGTGCACCCGATGGCAGCTTGCCCAACGGGAGTGGGGGCCGGCCCGGTTGTGCCTACCCTggcagcccaggccctggggcccgAGCCAAGGACAAGATCACCTGCGACCTGTACCAGCTCATCAGCCCCTCCCGGGACGCCCTGCCCAGCAACGTGGAGTTCCTTCTGGCTCGGGCGGATGAAGCCAGCGAGGGGGAGACGCCAGTCCCTGCCAGGCCTGAGGACactcccccagcaccccctccaccccctgcccggGACTGCGGAGCATCAGGCTTCCATGTGGATGTGGTGGTGACGGGTGTGGTGGATGAATGCATCTTCTTTGGCAAGGACGGCACCAAGAACGTCAAAGAGGAGACGGTGTGCCTGACGGTCAGCCCTGAGGAGCCGCCCCCACCTGGCCAGCTTTTCTTCCTCCAGTCCCGTGGTCCAGATGGGccccctgagccacccccagCCGACTCACCAGCCACCGCACCAGGCCCGGATGATGCCGAGGGGACAGCAGACACCTCTCTGTGCCGCCTGTACCGGCACGTGTCACACGATTTCCTGGAGATTCGCTTCAAGATCCAGCGGCTGCTAGAGCCGCGACAGTACATGCTGCTGCTGCCCGAGCACGTGCTGGTGAAGATCTTTAGCTTCTTGCCCACGCGGGCCCTGGCAGCCCTCAAGTGTACCTGCCACCACTTCAAGGGCATCATTGAGGCATTCGGTGTGCGGGCCACAGACTCACGCTGGAGCCGCGACCCACTGTATCGCGATGACCCTTGCAAGCAGTGCCGCAAGAGATATGAGAAGGGTGATGTGTCGCTCTGCCGCTGGCACCCCAAGCCCTACCACCACGACCTGCCTTATGGACGTTCCTACTGGATGTGCTGCCGCCGAGCTGACCGCGAGACACCTGGCTGCCGCCTGGGTCTGCACGATAACAACTGGGTGCTGCCCTGCAATGGGCCAGGTGGCGGCAGtagtggtggcggtggtggcagCACTGGCAGCAGTGGGGGCCGGGCTGGCCGGGAGGAAGGGAGGTGa